One Oncorhynchus kisutch isolate 150728-3 linkage group LG11, Okis_V2, whole genome shotgun sequence genomic region harbors:
- the LOC109899139 gene encoding homeobox protein koza: MALDCSSFSIKDILTRGRDARDNIPTSRNLTELCTLKLASINQDRQTESRDGSLRGPGSSTSDCSDEHKGDEMEIKHIRQGSIISSPGLGDTRNPMFEFGSEESTVEEAEHMACKKDINNKQPSIYQDKQRKKEVNERESSYSTVGQSISGNKKRSRAAFTHAQVYELERRFNSQRYLSGPERANLAGALKLTETQVKIWFQNRRYKTKRRQMAAEIAACSSSTPATLAKKVAVKILVRDDQRQYRGDELHRPPALPLYTAYQYGYNPYMYCFQTGISSNALCGEMH, from the exons ATGGCGCTGGActgctcctctttctccatcaAGGACATCCTCACCCGCGGACGTGACGCGCGAGATAACATTCCAACTTCACGGAATCTGACAGAACTCTGCACGTTAAAGCTGGCCTCCATCAACCAGGACCGGCAAACCGAGAGCAGGGATGGGAGCTTGAGGGGCCCCGGTTCATCCACTTCGGATTGCAGTGACGAGCATAAAGGGGATGAGATGGAGATTAAACACATCCGCCAAGGAAGTATTATTTCCTCTCCTGGTTTGGGAGACACCAGGAACCCTATGTTCGAGTTCGGTAGTGAAGAGTCCACTGTGGAGGAGGCGGAACACATGGCATGCAAAAAAG acataaacaacaaaCAACCAAGTATCTATCAGGacaaacagaggaagaaagaggtgaATGAGAGGGAGAGTAGTTACAGCACCGTGGGCCAATCCATATCTGGTAACAAGAAGCGCTCCCGTGCGGCCTTCACCCACGCGCAGGTCTACGAGCTAGAGCGTCGGTTTAATTCGCAGCGCTACCTGTCCGGTCCCGAACGGGCGAACTTGGCGGGCGCCTTGAAGCTCACGGAAACCCAGGTGAAAATCTGGTTCCAGAACCGGAGATATAAGACCAAACGGCGGCAGATGGCGGCCGAAATTGCCGCTTGTAGCTCCTCTACACCAGCCACACTGGCTAAGAAAGTGGCGGTGAAGATCCTGGTTCGAGACGATCAGAGACAGTACCGAGGGGACGAGCTGCATCGTCCGCCTGCTCTGCCACTATATACGGCCTACCAATATGGATACAACCCCTACATGTACTGCTTCCAGACAGGAATCTCTAGCAATGCGCTTTGTGGGGAGATGCATTGA